From Natator depressus isolate rNatDep1 chromosome 7, rNatDep2.hap1, whole genome shotgun sequence, the proteins below share one genomic window:
- the RBM15B gene encoding putative RNA-binding protein 15B yields MKRGSERDPSPGGAGGGRAAAAKRPRERERESSSRRAPHRSSGTSRSSRDKLPPGGGSGASSSRSHRGDERAGGSDSNHRTAGGGSASSARSSQAAPPSTSSSSSSRALGAAKAKALPGAVVTPSLLLAAPPPGAAPSLLLAPLGGSPGLVVEPPGSCEYKTLLVSGLSAALPDQLLEDGLFRQFQRFASGGAGDISVKLSHTPELGRVAYVNFRHPGDARDARRHARARQLLLYDRPLKVEPVYLRGGRRSRTPPPVPSPEPLGYLPPIHSAYQYKQRSLSPVASPLLREPRPRHAHAAAAAFALEAAALGLSRERERALDYYGLYDERGRPYGYPIVAEEDLMPEDDQRATRNLFIGNLDHNVSEVELRRAFEKYGIIEEVVIKRPARGQGGAYAFLKFQNLDMAHRAKVAMSGRVVGRNPIKIGYGKANPTTRLWVGGLGPSTSLAALAREFDRFGSIRTIDYVKGDSFAYIQYESLDAAQAACAQMRGFPLGGPERRLRVDFAKAEETRYPQQYQPAPLPVHYELLPDGYSRHRSLEQDLRVRDRTPPHLLYSDRDRSFAEVDWASPAKNAERRNNLESYSRSVRSRSGERWGSDSDRSVPKPWEERRKRRSLSSDRGRTAHSPYEDRGRTKASGLALDRSPDRVRKENNTTESGTERDQSNSLQNNRHVSEEKPHRETSDLPQPKKRDSERNHRTGESESKTHEEPKSETKKVKNLSEFAQTLQLAWNGLLVLKNSCFPTSMHILEGDLGVINGLLKDHSSGGKLTQLKIAQRLRLDQPKLDEVTRRIKQGSPNGYAVLLATQATQGGVGAEGTFPVVEPGLQRRLLRNLVSYLKQKQAAGVISLPVGGAKCRDSTGMLYAFPPCEFSQQYLQSALRTLGKLEEEHMVIVIVKDTA; encoded by the coding sequence ATGAAGCGGGGCAGCGAACGGGACCCCagcccgggcggggcggggggaggccgaGCCGCCGCCGCCAAGCGGCCCCGGGAGCGAGAACGGGAAAGCAGCAGCCGGCGGGCCCCGCACCGGAGCTCGGGCACCTCCCGCAGTAGCCGGGACAAGCTCCCGCCCGGCGGTGGCAGCGGCGCCTCTAGCTCCCGGAGCCACCGCGGTGACGAGCGGGCCGGGGGCAGCGACTCCAACCACCGCACGGCGGGAGGTGGGTCGGCCTCCAGCGCCCGCAGCAGCCAGGCcgcccctccctccacctcttcctcGTCGTCGTCGCGGGCGCTGGGGGCCGCCAAGGCCAAGGCCCTCCCGGGGGCCGTGGTAACCCCGTCACTGCTGCTGGCTGCCCCCCCGCCAGGGGCAGcaccctccctgctgctggccccgctgGGGGGCTCGCCAGGGCTGGTGGTGGAGCCACCCGGCTCCTGCGAGTACAAGACGTTGCTGGTGAGTGGGCTGAGTGCAGCGCTGCCTGACCAGCTGCTGGAGGATGGGCTCTTCCGCCAGTTCCAGCGGTTCGCGAGTGGGGGCGCTGGCGACATCAGTGTCAAGCTCTCCCACACGCCCGAGCTCGGCCGTGTCGCCTATGTCAACTTCCGGCACCCAGGGGATGCCCGCGATGCCCGCAGACACGCCCGGGCCCGGCAGCTTCTTCTGTACGATCGTCCCCTAAAGGTGGAGCCTGTGTATCTGCGTGGGGGTCGCAGGAGCCGCACACCCCCACCTGtgccctccccagagcctctgGGCTACCTGCCACCCATCCACAGCGCTTACCAGTATAAGCAGAGGTCGCTCTCGCCTGTTGCCAGCCCTTTATTGAGGGAGCCAAGGCCCCGGCATGCTCATGCCGCAGCTGCAGCCTTTGCCTTGGAGGCTGCTGCGCTTGGGCTCTCCCGGGAGCGGGAGAGGGCGCTGGATTACTATGGGCTGTATGATGAGCGTGGCCGACCCTATGGCTACCCCATAGTGGCTGAGGAAGACCTGATGCCAGAGGATGACCAGAGAGCCACCCGGAACCTGTTCATTGGGAACTTGGATCATAATGTCTCAGAGGTGGAGCTGAGACGTGCTTTTGAGAAGTATGGCATCATTGAGGAGGTAGTGATCAAGCGCCCTGCTCGAGGCCAAGGTGGGGCCTATGCGTTCCTCAAGTTCCAGAACTTGGACATGGCCCATCGGGCAAAGGTCGCCATGTCTGGCCGGGTTGTTGGCAGGAACCCAATCAAAATTGGCTATGGTAAAGCCAACCCTACTACTCGACTCTGGGTAGGCGGCCTTGGACCAAGTACATCCCTGGCTGCCCTTGCTAGGGAGTTTGATCGCTTTGGTAGCATCAGGACTATTGACTATGTGAAGGGGGATAGCTTTGCTTATATTCAGTATGAAAGCCTGGATGCTGCCCAGGCTGCCTGTGCGCAGATGAGGGGCTTCCCCTTGGGTGGACCGGAGAGGAGACTTAGAGTGGATTTTGCCAAAGCTGAAGAGACAAGATACCCCCAGCAGTACCAGCCTGCACCACTCCCAGTGCACTATGAGCTGTTACCTGATGGATATAGCAGGCACAGAAGCCTAGAGCAAGACTTAAGGGTGAGAGATAGGACTCCTCCACATCTCCTGTACTCAGACCGAGACAGGAGCTTTGCAGAGGTAGACTGGGCTAGCCCTGCCAAAAATGCTGAACGCAGAAATAACTTGGAGAGCTACAGCCGATCCGTGCGTAGCCGCAGCGGAGAACGTTGGGGTAGTGACAGTGACCGCAGCGTGCCCAAGCCTTGGGAAGAACGGCGGAAACGCCGGAGCCTTTCCAGTGACCGTGGAAGGACTGCTCATTCACCTTACGAGGACAGAGGCAGGACAAAGGCCAGTGGGCTAGCTTTAGATCGCAGCCCAGACAGGGTTCGCAAAGAGAACAACACTACAGAGTCTGGAACAGAGAGAGACCAGAGTAACTCCCTTCAGAACAACCGGCATGTGTCTGAGGAGAAACCCCATCGTGAAACTTCTGATCTTCCTCAGCCTAAAAAAAGGGACAGCGAACGCAATCATCGAACTGGTGAATCGGAATCAAAAACTCACGAGGAACCAAAATCTGAGACCAAAAAAGTAAAGAACTTATCAGAATTCGCTCAGACACTGCAACTTGCTTGGAACGGGCTTCTTGTGTTAAAAAATAGCTGCTTCCCCACGTCTATGCACATCCTGGAGGGAGACCTAGGTGTCATCAATGGGCTCCTAAAAGACCATTCATCTGGTGGGAAGTTAACACAGCTCAAGATTGCTCAAAGACTTCGGCTTGACCAGCCCAAGCTGGATGAAGTAACTCGCCGTATCAAACAAGGCAGTCCTAATGGTTATGCTGTGCTACTGGCTACCCAAGCCACCCAAGGAGGGGTAGGGGCTGAGGGGACCTTTCCTGTTGTGGAGCCTGGCTTGCAGCGAAGGCTTCTCAGGAATCTGGTCTCCTACTTGAAACagaagcaggctgctggggtGATCAGCCTGCCTGTGGGAGGGGCGAAGTGCAGAGACAGCACAGGCATGCTTTACGCTTTCCCTCCCTGTGAATTCTCTCAGCAGTACCTCCAGTCAGCACTAAGGACATTGGGAAAGTTAGAAGAAGAACATATGGTGATAGTTATAGTCAAAGACACTGCCTAG